In Aedes albopictus strain Foshan chromosome 3, AalbF5, whole genome shotgun sequence, the following are encoded in one genomic region:
- the LOC109411575 gene encoding uncharacterized protein LOC109411575, which translates to MAKLTLCIVTILASMTVVTASPMMNPEMLGTIVTTVSQMLDQLEQKDPSGMVRTFRQSMAPFKDMFLNVMSKMGGGRQKRAIHSDYVATKVNATHYQKVEFHKSVDKDAQEMKAETPCLIKENEVYWLDYMSSVLIGLTQEMKRVIDGKQVPFKMSKNGYEQQKPKA; encoded by the exons ATGGCTAAACTTACTCTCTGCATTGTGACTATTCTAGCTTCCATG ACTGTGGTAACAGCAAGCCCTATGATGAATCCGGAAATGCTCGGAACCATCGTAACCACTGTGTCTCAAATGCTTGACCAACTGGAACAGAAAGATCCATCCGGAATGGTACGGACATTCCGGCAAAGCATGGCTCCTTTCAAAG ATATGTTCCTAAACGTTATGAGTAAGATGGGTGGTGGCCGTCAGAAACGTGCCATCCATTCCGATTATGTCGCAACGAAAGTCAACGCCACCCACTACCAGAAGGTAGAGTTCCACAAGTCCGTGGATAAGGATGCCCAGGAGATGAAGGCCGAAACTCCCTGTTTGATTAAGGAGAATGAGGTCTACTGGCTGGATTACATGAGCAGCGTGCTGATTGGGCTGACGCAGGAAATGAAGAGAGTCATCGATGGAAAACAGGTGCCGTTCAAAATGTCCAAGAATGGGTACGAGCAGCAGAAGCCAAAGGCATGA
- the LOC109411574 gene encoding uncharacterized protein LOC109411574 — MFKLAFLVFAVGTFFCTNSISAEPNMLQEAMDKMPLAMQGVVKQLGGPMAQIAEMGKKLLGKFGRGQRERSKRSSETRYVVTSGDKANYQQVEVKHKWDNDHLDQQQQQQQPEAVTCLLKENEVFWLEMVSTALIYVSQEIKKVLNGKVIRQQMPHDMYNRTRI, encoded by the exons ATGTTCAAACTCGCATTCCTGGTGTTTGCTGTGGGAACGTTCTTCTGCACG AATTCCATTTCAGCGGAGCCAAACATGCTGCAGGAAGCCATGGACAAAATGCCTCTTGCCATGCAAGGCGTGGTGAAACAACTGGGTGGCCCCATGGCTCAGATTGCAG AAATGGGCAAAAAGTTGCTCGGAAAGTTCGGCCGAGGTCAACGCGAGCGCTCCAAGCGATCTTCTGAAACAAGATACGTGGTAACCAGTGGGGACAAAGCCAACTACCAGCAGGTGGAGGTCAAGCATAAATGGGACAACGATCATCttgaccagcagcagcagcaacaacaaccagAAGCAGTCACCTGCTTGCTGAAGGAGAATGAAGTGTTCTGGTTGGAAATGGTTTCCACGGCGCTGATCTACGTTTCGCAGGAAATAAAGAAAGTTTTGAATGGAAAAGTAATCAGGCAGCAAATGCCACATGACATGTACAATCGTACCAGGATTTAG
- the LOC109398509 gene encoding 2-hydroxyacyl-CoA lyase 1, with translation MEVDGNTVLARSLKEQGVEYVFGIVGIPVVELSMAMQAEGLKYIGMRNEQSACYAAQAIGYLTGKPGVCLVVPGPGLLHVTAGMANAQINCWPLIVVAGAAFQDHEGIGAFQECPQVELSRPYCKYAARPASIPLIPQHVEKAVRLACYGRPGVAYLDMPGNLLLARVPEESVPKQYVHPERPIAFPDTKSVKEAAHLLAKAKRPLVIVGKGAAYAHAELHLRQLVHQTNLPFLPTPMGKGVVPDLDPQCVAPARTLALQKADVILLLGARLNWMLHFGRQPRFSPNVKIIQVDLSAEELHNSVLSTVAVQSDIVPFTEQLIDELASMHFYFDKNNDWWIDLKAKCEKNKKIVQQMAMDKKVPLNYHAVFHHLQELIPKDAIIVSEGANTMDIGRTFLHNKWPRHRLDAGTFGTMGVGPGFAIAAALVCRDRFPGEKVICVEGDSAFGFSGMEIETMIRYQLPVVIVVVNNNGIYSGFEKEAYDDMRTAGDLTKVTPPSALNVETHYEAMMNMFGSKGHFVRTIPELQQAVKEALTLTDRPTIINVIISPTADRKPQDFQWLTESKL, from the exons ATGGAAGTGGACGGAAATACAGTTTTGGCaaggtcactcaaggaacaa GGCGTTGAATATGTGTTCGGCATCGTCGGCATCCCGGTGGTGGAGCTCTCGATGGCGATGCAGGCCGAGGGTCTTAAGTACATCGGTATGCGAAACGAACAATCTGCATGCTATGCAGCTCAG GCGATTGGCTACTTGACCGGAAAACCCGGAGTTTGCTTGGTCGTACCGGGACCAGGGTTGCTCCACGTAACCGCTGGAATGGCCAATGCACAGATCAACTGTTGGCCGCTGATCGTCGTCGCTGGAGCAGCCTTCCAAGATCATGAAGGCATCGGTGCGTTTCAGGAATGTCCTCAAGTTGAATTGAGTAGACCGTATTGCAAGTACGCAGCCAGACCGGCTAGCATTCCATTAATTCCACAACATGTGGAGAAAGCCGTGCGTTTAGCATGCTACGGCAGACCTGGCGTAGCCTATTTGGATATGCCGGGTAATCTCTTGCTGGCAAGAGTTCCCGAAGAAAGTGTTCCGAAGCAATACGTTCATCCTGAGCGGCCAATTGCATTTCCCGACACGAAGTCCGTCAAAGAAGCTGCCCATTTACTTGCCAAAGCCAAGCGTCCATTGGTGATTGTTGGCAAGGGAGCTGCCTACGCTCATGCTGAATTGCACCTCAGGCAGTTGGTTCACCAAACGAACCTTCCGTTCCTTCCAACGCCTATGGGAAAAGGTGTAGTCCCGGATCTGGATCCCCAGTGTGTAGCACCCGCCAGAACTCTTGCTTTACAGAAAGCTGATGTCATTCTGCTCCTCGGAGCTCGCCTGAACTGGATGCTCCATTTTGGTCGTCAGCCCCGTTTCAGCCCCAACGTCAAGATCATTCAGGTAGACTTGAGTGCTGAAGAGCTGCATAACAGTGTGCTAAGCACCGTGGCCGTTCAATCGGACATTGTTCCGTTCACGGAGCAGCTCATCGATGAGCTCGCCAGCATGCATTTCTACTTCGACAAGAACAACGACTGGTGGATCGACCTGAAGGCCAAGTGCGAGAAGAACAAGAAAATTGTTCAACAAATGGCAATGGACAAGAAGGTTCCGCTGAACTACCACGCTGTCTTCCATCATCTGCAGGAACTGATTCCGAAGGATGCCATCATTGTTAGCGAGGGAGCCAACACCATGGACATTGGTAGAACCTTCTTGCACAACAAATGGCCTCGTCATCGCTTGGATGCCGGTACTTTTGGAACGATGGGCGTTGGTCCGGGATTCGCCATTGCTGCCGCTCTTGTGTGCCGCGATCGATTCCCAGGTGAGAAAGTCATCTGCGTTGAAGGCGATTCGGCGTTCGGCTTCTCCGGAATGGAGATCGAGACCATGATTCGGTACCAGTTGCCGGTTGTCATTGTTGTTGTCAACAACAACGGCATCTATTCCGGGTTCGAAAAGGAAGCCTACGATGATATGCGTACCGCTGGGGATCTTACCAAAGT AACCCCTCCGTCGGCCCTGAACGTCGAAACGCACTACGAAGCGATGATGAATATGTTCGGCTCGAAGGGACACTTTGTTCGCACCATTCCGGAACTGCAGCAAGCGGTCAAAGAGGCACTGACCCTCACCGATCGTCCTACGATCATCAATGTGATTATCAGTCCAACGGCCGATCGCAAACCTCAGGACTTCCAGTGGTTGACGGAGTCCAAGCTGTAG